Within Amycolatopsis sp. FDAARGOS 1241, the genomic segment CGACCTGAGGGGCTGACTGACATGCGGGTGTTGCTGACCGGGCACACGGGTTATCTGGGCACGGTGATGGCGCCGGAGCTCGAGGAGGCCGGGCACGACGTCGTCGGCCTCGACTCCGGGCTGTTCGCGGGGTGCCTGCTGGGCCCGGCCCCGAAGGACCCGCCCTCGATCGACGTGGACCTGCGCGACCTGCGCCCCGAGCACCTCGAGGGCTACGACGCGGTGGTCCACCTGGCCGCGCTGTCCAACGACCCGCTGGGCTCGCTGGCGCCGGAACTCACCTACGACATCAACCACCACGCGTCGGTGCGGCTGGCCGAGCTGGCCAAGGACGCGGGCGTCGGCCGGTACCTGTATGCGTCGACGTGCTCGGTCTACGGTGCCTCGGGCGGCGGCGGGCTCGTCGACGAGGACGCGCCGCTGCGGCCGGTGACGCCGTACGCCGAGTCGAAGGTGCGGGTGGAGGAAGAGGTTTCGAAGCTCGCCGACGACACCTTCACACCGGTGTACATGCGCAACGCCACCGCGTTCGGCTTCTCGCCGCGGCTGCGCGCCGACATCGTGCTGAACAACCTCGTCGGCCACGCGTACCTCTCCGGCGAGGTGCTGGTGCTGTCGGACGGCACGCCGTGGCGGCCGCTCGTGCACGCCAAGGACATCGCCCGCGCCTTCACCGCCGCGCTCGAAGCGCCGCGCGAGGCCGTGCACAACCGCGCGTTCAACATCGGCACCGAGCGCAACAACGTGACGGTCGCGGAGATCGCGCAGGAGGTCGTGGACGCCGTGCCCGGCTCGAAGCTGCGCATCACCGGCGAAGCCGGGGCCGACCCGCGCTCGTACCGCGTGGACTTCTCCCGCTTCCGCGAGGCGATCCCGGGCTTCGACTGCGAGTGGGGTGTGAAGGACGGCGCGCTGCAGCTGATCGACGCCTACCGCGACTACGAGCTCACCAAGGCGCAGTTCGAGCGCCGCTTCACCCGGCTCAACTGGCTGTCCGACCGCCAGGCCGACGGCTCCGTCGACGAGACGCTGCGGCGCCACTGATGCTCACGGGGGGCGAGATGCACGCGCTGGTGGAGCGGATGTACCCGCTCTGCCGGAGCATCACGGGCGACGGGGTCCGGGCCACGCTCGCGATCGTCGGGGAGCACCTCGGGCTGCAGCAGCACGAGGTGCCGACCGGCACGCAGGTGCTGGACTGGACCGTGCCGCAGGAGTGGAACGTCCGCGACGCCTACGTCGCGGATTCGTCCGGCCGGCGCGTGATCGACTTCCGGGAGTCGAACCTGCACCTGGTCGGCTACTCCGTACCGGTCGACGAGACGATGAGCCTCGCCGAGCTGCGGGGGCACCTGCACACGCTGCCGGAAAGCCCGTCGTGGATCCCGTACCGCACCAGCTACTACTCGCCCACCTGGGGTTTCTGCCTCGCGCAGGACGTGCTCGACGCCCTGCCCGAGGGCGACTACCACGTGAAGATCGATTCGACGCTGGCCGACGGCTCGCTCACCTACGCCGAGCACGTGGTGCCCGGCGAGGTGAGCGACGAGGTCATCGTGTCGTGCCACGTGTGCCACCCGTCGCTGGCCAACGACAACCTCGCCGGCATCGCGGTGGCCGTGTCGCTCGCGCAGGCGCTGGCCGAAACCGGCAAACCGCACTACACGTACCGGTTCCTCTTCATGCCCGGCACGATCGGCGCGATCACCTGGCTCGCCCGGGGGTCCGAACGCGTCGACCGTGTGAAGCACGGCGTGGTGCTGGCGTGCGCCGGCGACCGCGGTTCGCTGACGTACAAGCGCAGCCGCCGCGGTGACGCCGACATCGACCGCGTGATGGCATACGTGCTGAAGGACAAGCCGCACGAGATCCGCGAGTTCTCGCCCTACGGCTACGACGAGCGGCAGTTCTGCTCCCCCGGCTTCAACCTCGGCGTCGGCTCGCTCACGCGCACGCCGTACGCGGGCTATCCGGAGTACCACACGTCGGCGGACAACCCGGGCTTCGTCTCGCCCGAGGCGATGGAAGACACGCTCGCCACGCTGCGCACCGCGTTCTCCGTGCTCGACCGCAACCGCCGCTACGTGAACCTCAGCCCCTACGGCGAACCGCAGCTGGGCAAGCGCGGCCTGTACGACTCGCTCGGCGGCCGCAGCGACGCCAAGGCAGCGCAGATGGCGATGCTGTGGGTGCTCAGCTACTCCGACGGCGAGCACAGCCTGCTGGACATCGCCGAGCGTGCGGACCTCCCCTTCGACGCCGTGGTCACCGCGGCCCGGGCCCTGCAGGTCGCGGGCCTGCTCAAGGAGTGAGTCCGGTGCCCGCGATCCTGCGCTCGCGGGCCGTCCGTGCGATGGCGGGACGGCTGAGCTGGGGCCTGGGCGACCAAGCCGTGTCGAGCCTGACCAACTTCGTGGTGGGGCTTTACGTCGCGCGCTCGCTGGGCGCGACGGCGTTCGGGCTGTTCAGCATCGCGTGGGTGACGTACGGGGTCATCCTCAACGTCTCGCGCGGCCTTGCGACCGACCCGCTGATGGTGCGCTTCTCCGGCGTCGCCAAGGCGCGCTGGCGCGAGGCGCTGGGCCGGGCCGTGGGCACGGCGCTGGTGGTGGGCGTCGCGACCGGGCTCGTGTGTGTCCTCTTCGGACTCGCCGTGGGCGGCTCGCTCGGCGACGCGTTCCTCGCGCTGGGTGTGGTGCTGCCGTTCCTGCTGGTGCAGGACGCGTGGCGGTTCGGCTTCTTCGCCGCGGGCACCGGGCAGCGGGCGTTCGTGAACGACGGGATCCAGGCCGTGGCGCTGTTCCCGGCGCTGGTCCTGGGCGCGCGCTACGGCACGGTCGTCGCGTTCCTGCTGGCGTGGGGCTGCTCCGCGGGTGTCGCGGCGCTGTTCGGCTGGGTGCAGACGAGCGTGCTGCCGAAGCTGGGCGCGGTGCGCTCGTGGCTGCGCGACCACCGCGAGCTGGGTGTGCGCTACCTCGTGGAGAACGTGAGCAACAGCGGGTCTTCGCAGCTGCGCGCCTACGGGCTGGGTGCGGTCGCCGGGCTGGCCGCGGTGGGCACGGTGCGCGGCGCGGAGCAGCTGCTCGGGCCGTTCCTGGCGTTGCTGATGGGGCTTTCGCTGGTGACGGTGGCCGAGGGCGCGCGGGTGCTGCAGCGGTCACCGCACCGGCTGTGGCACTTCTGCGTGGTGCTGGGCGGCGCGCAGGCGGCTGCCGCGCTCGCGTGGGGCCTCGGACTGCTGCTGTTCGTGCCGGATTCGGCCGGGCGGTTCGTGCTCGGCTCGCTGTGGGACAGCTCGTCGCTGCTGATCCTGCCGGTGACGTTCGCGGTGGTGGGCGCGAGCTTCACGACGGGCGCGACGGCGGGCCTGCGGGCGCTGGGCATGGCGAAGCGGAGCCTGCGCTCGCAGCTGATCGCTTCGGTGTTCTACGTCGTCTTCGGCCTGATCGGTGCCGCGCTGGGCGGTGCCGCGGGGTCGGAGTGGGGCGTCGCGATCGCGACGATCACGGGTTCGGCCGTGTGGTGGTGGCAGCTGCGGATCGCGTTGCGCGAGTACTTCGCCGACCGCGCCGCCGCCGTGGATCTTCCGAAACTCCCGCCGGCGCCCGAGACGCCGGCACCCCGGTCACCGGAGGGCTCGATGGAGTTCCGCCCGGTGTCGGGTTCGTTCAGCCACGAAGAGCTCGATGCCGCCTCCGACGGCAGGACAGAAATGAGAACGGGATGAGCGCGGTTCCCCGGCTGACCATCGGTCTGCCCGTGTACAACGGCGAGGAGTTCCTGGGCGAGGCGCTCGACGCGCTGCTCGGCCAGACCTACGAGGACTTCGAGCTGATCATCTCCGACAACGCCTCGGCCGACGCGACCGAGGAGATCTGCCGCCAGTACGCGGGCAAGGACGCGCGGATCCGGTACGTGCGCCAGGCCCGCAACATCGGCGCGACGCCCAACCACAACGTCCTGCTCGACCTGGCGCGCGGCGAGCTGTTCAAGTGGGCCTCGCACGACGACCTCTACGGGCGCGAGCTGATCGCCAAGTGCGTCGAGGCGCTCGACGAGCGGCCCGACGTGATCGTGGCGCATTCGCACCAGGCGATCATCGACGGCGACGGCGCGGTGACCGTGCCGCTCGAGTACGTGCACAAGACCGACTCACCCCGGCCGTCGGTGCGGTTCAAGAGCCTGTTGTTCGAACCCGGTGGCGACGACTTCTACGGGGTGATGCGCACCGACGTGCTGCGCCGCGTCACGCCGATGGACAGCTACCACCACGCGGACCGCACGTACGTCGCCGAGCTGGCGCTGCACGGGCCGTTCTACCAGGTACCGGAGCTGCTGTACTTCCGCCGCGACCACCCGGACCGCGCGGAGCGCGCGAACCCGAGCAAACGGTCGCGGTGCGCGAACCTCGACCCCAAGCGCGGCAACCCGATCACGAACCCGACAGCTCGGCTGCTGGCCGAGTACGTGTGGGGTTTCGTGCACGGCATCCGCACCGCACCGCTGTCGTCGCACGAGCGCCGGGCCTGCTACCTGGCGCTGGTGGAGTGGTTCACGAGCCGGGCGCGGCCGGGCGGTGGGGGCGAGCGCGTGGAGGACCGCGCGCCCGTCGAGGCCGGCGAGCTGTCACTGACCGTCGACCTGGTCGTCGCCGGCCGCGAACGGCGGATTTCGTGACCACCCGGGTCGGTGTGTTCGGGTTGCTCGGCTCGGGCAACCTCGGCAACGACGGTTCGCTGGAAGCGGTGCTCGGGTTCCTGCGAGCCGAGCACCCCGACGCCACGGTGTCCGCGTTCTGCGGCGGCCCGGACGTGGTCCGGGCGCGCTACGGGATCCCGGCGACGCGGCTGAACTGGAACAGCGACGAGTACCGCACGGCGTCCGGGGTGCGGTCGATCGCCACCAAGGCGTTCGGGAAGCTCGTCGACGTGGTGCGGACGGCGTCGTGGGTGCGCCGTCAGCACGTGGTGATCGTGCCGGGCATGGGTGTGCTCGAAGCGACGCTTCCGTTGCGGCCGTGGGGTTTCCCGTACGCCCTGTTCCTGCTTTCGCTGCTGGGCCGGCTGTTCGGGACGAAGGTGGCGCTGGTCAGCGTGGGAGCGGATCGGATCAGCGTGCCGGCCACCCGGCTGCTGGTGCGGTCGGCGGCGCGGTTCGCGGCGTACCGGTCCTACCGCGACGAGCTGTCGCGCTCGGCCATGGCGGACATGGGCGTGCGCACGGCCGGCGACGGCGTGTACCCGGACCTGGCGTTCGCGCTGCCGACCCCGGCCGCGAACGAAGACCCGCGCGCGGTCGGCGTCGGTCTGATGGCCTACTACGGCGGCAACGACGACCGCGCGCGCGGCGAGGAGATCCACCGGTCCTATGTGGACTCGATGACGGAGTTCGTGCGGCACCTCGTCGCGCACGACCGGCCGGTGCGCCTGTTCATCGGCGACCGGGCCGACCTCGCGGTGGTGGACGAGATCGTGGCTGCGGTGGATTCGCCGCTGATCACGGCAGAGCCACCGGGTGACCTCGATTCGCTGATGCGGGCGATGGCGGGCGTCGGCTCGGTCGTCGCGACGCGTTACCACAACGTGCTGTGCGCGTTGAAGGCCGGGAAACCGACGCTCGCCATCGGGTACGCGAAGAAGAACGACGTGCTGATGACCGAGATGGGGCTCGGCGAGTTCTGCCAGGAGGCGCGTGCGATCGACGTGCCGCGGCTGATCGCGCAGTTCGAGGATCTGGAACGGCGCGGACCCGAACTCAAGGCCACGCTGGCCGAGCGCAACGACGAACACAAGCAACAGCTGAAATCGCAGTTCAACCTTCTTTCGGCGACCCTCTTCCCCCCGGAGTTCTCCACGGAGGTCCGATGAAAGCCATTCCCGTACCGGCCATCGCCGGCCTGTACCTGTTCCAGCCCACCCCGCACCGCGACGAGCGCGGGTTCTTCTCGCGCACGTTCGACGCCGGCGTCGCGCGGTCCGTCGGCCTCGATCCGGACGCTTTCCTGCAGGACAGCGTGTCGCGTTCGGTGCGCGGGGTGCTGCGCGGGCTGCACCTGCGATCCGGTGCGGGCGAAGCGAAACTCGTGCGCTGCTCGTTCGGGGAGGTGTTCGACGTGGTCGTGGACCTCCGCCCGGATTCGCCGACTTTCCGGGCCGTGGAAACGTTCCGGCTTTCCGGCGACACCCAGGTCAGCATTTACATTCCCGCAGGCTGCGCGCACGGATTTCAAGCACTTTCCGATATCGCTGACGTCTCGTATCGCATCGACCGGGTGCACAATCCGGACGAAGACGTCACAATCGCCTACAACGACCCCGAACTCGCGATTCCGTGGCCGCTGACGCCCACGCTACTGTCCGAACGCGACAAGACCGCTCCCTCGCTCGCCGAGGTGCTGCCGACCTAGAAGGTGACCACAATGGACCTGCCGCGATCCCGAGCCGCGAACGAGCGCCTGCACCGGGTGATCCCGGGTGGTGCGCACACCTACGCGAAGGGCGAGGACCAGTACCCGCAGGACCTCGCTCCGGTGATCTCCCACGGGCGCGGCGCGCACGTGTGGGACGTCGACGGCAACGAGTACATCGAGTACGGCTCGGGATTGCGGGCGGTGAGCCTCGGGCACGGGCATCCGCGCGTCGTCGAGGCGGTGCGGCGGGAGATCGAACGGGGCAGCAACTTCGCGCGTCCGTCCATCGTGGAGGCCGAAGCGGCGGAGCGGTTCCTCGAAACCGTGCCGACGGCCGAGATGGTGAAGTTCACGAAGAACGGCTCCGACGCGACGACGGCCGCCGTGCGGCTCGCGCGCGCGGTCACGGGCCGGCCGCTGGTCGCGCTCTGCGCCGACCACGCGTTCTTCTCGACGGACGACTGGTTCATCGGCACCACCGCCATGTCGGCGGGTATCCCGGGGCAGATCACGGACTTGACCGTGCGCTTCCCGTACGGCGGCCTCGCGGCCACCGAAGCGCTGCTGCAGCAGCACGACGGGCAGATCGCCTGCCTGATTCTGGAAGCGGCGACCCAGCAGGACCCGCCGGAGGGCTACCTCGCCGGGCTCCGCGACCTCGCCCACCGCTACGGTGCGCTGCTGGTGTTCGACGAGATGATCACCGGTTTCCGCTTCTCCGAGCACGGCGCGCAGGGCCTCTACGGAGTCACGCCGGACCTCTCGACGTTCGGCAAGGCCCTCGGCAACGGCTTCGCCGTCTCGGCGCTGGCCGGCAAGCGCGAGTACCTGGAGCTCGGCGGCCTGCGCGACACGCGTGACCGCGTCTTCCTGCTCTCGACCACGCACGGCGCCGAGACGCACTCGCTGGCCGCCGCGATGGCGGTCATGGACACCTACGAGGCCGAGGACGTCACGGCCCGGCTGCACTCGCTGGGCGCGCGTCTGGCCGAGGGCGTGCGCGAAGTCGCCGCGGCGCACGACGTGGCCGACCACGTCGTCGTCCGGGGCCGCGACTGCAACCTGGTGTTCGGCACGCTGGACGAGGCGGGCAAGCCCTCGCAGGACTACCGGACGCTGTTCCTGCGCCAGCTCGTGACGGGCGGGGTGCTGGGCCCGTCGTTCGTGGTCAGCGCCGCACTGTCCGAGGACGACATCGACCGCACGGTGGAGGTCGTCGCGCAGGCCTGCGTGGTCTACCGCAAGGCGCTGCACGCGGGCGACCCGTCGCCGTGGCTGGGCGGGCGGCCGGTGAAGCCGGTGTTCCGCCGCAAGGCCTGAGCTACCGCACGAGCACCAGGTAGGCGAACCCGAGCACACCCCGGTACGCGGTGACGTACTCGCGCTCGCGGGTGTCGAGCCAGTCGCGCGTTTCCGCGGCCCGCGGGTCGCGGGGGTGGGCCAGCAGCCAGTTCAGCCGGCCGGCGCGGGAGGTCGATTCGAAGTCGTCCCACTCGCGCTGGTCGGCGGTGCTCAGGTGCAGCACGCGCCAGCCGGTTTCGCGGCACGCTTCAAGCAGATTGGGCAACGCGAGGACCTCGTCGCCGAAGATCGCCTCCGCCGCGGGGGTGGGTTCGCCTTCCCAGCACCCGTCGCCGTAGAGCAGGCGGCCGGTGACGCCGGCGAGCGCGGCGAGGGCCTGGCGCGTGCCGCCGAACGCGTGGGACGCGCCGATGCAGATCGCGCGGTCGGCCGGGCCGCGCCAGCTCGCGGCGTCCTGCTCGACGAACTCCACGGCCGCGCCACGGTCGCGCGCCGCACGCCGGCCGCGTTCCAGCGCGACCTCGTCGGTGTCGACGGCGATGCCCCGCGCCGCCGTGCCCTCGACCGCGCGGATCAGCAGCTCCCCCCACCCCGCGCCGAGGTCGGCGACGGTGCCGCCGGTGACGTCGAGGCGTTCGAGCAGCAGCGCCGCGTGCCGCTCGTCGAGCGGCGCGTTCCAGCGCATGGCGGACCGGCGCACGAGGGCGGAGTCGTCAGGCACGGCGTCAGACTCGCGGCCCGGCCCTTCGCTTGTCACGCGGTTTTCACGACCGGCGACACGTGATCAACATCTCTCCGGCGAACACGGGGTGAACCGCCGGGGTCTCTGGCACCGTGTGGCATCCATGACCAACCCGTTGATCGCTCCGACCGAGGACTCGACGAAGTCCTACTCCGGGATCACGCTCCTCGAAGACGCCAACGACGTGAAAACGGCGATCGAGACCGGCGACTGGGCGTCGGTCGCGATGGGCGCGGTGGGCACCGCGCTCGACGCGCTGTCGATGGCGATGGACCCGTTCGGGGCGATCCTCGCGGCCGGAGTCGGGTGGTTGATGGAGCACGTCGGGCCCCTGAAGGAAGCGCTCAACGGGCTCACCGGCAACGCCGACCAGATCAAGGCGCAGTCGGAGACGTGGTCGAACATCGCCAAGGAACTCGAATCCATCGGGTCCGACCTGCAGGACATGGTCAACGCCGACCTGCAGTCGTGGTCCGGCGAGGCGGCCGACGCCTACCGCAAGCGCGCCCAGGACTTCACTCAGCTGCTCGGTAGCGCGCAGAAGGGCAGCGAGGGCGCGGCCAGCGGTGTGAAGACCGCGGGTGAGGTCGTGGCCGCCGTGCGCGCGCTGGTGCGCGACATCATCGCCGACCTCGTCGGGCACCTGGTCAGCTGGGCGTTGCAGGTGGTCGCGACAATCGGGATCGGGTTGAGCTGGGTCATCCCGCAGGTCGCCGAGGCCGTGGCGAAGACGGCTTCGAAGATCACGCAGATCACCACCAAGCTGATCAAGGCGATCAAGGCGCTGATCCCGCTGCTCAAGAAGACCGGGACGGTGCTGGAAGACACCGCCAAGGCACTGAAGAACATCAAGGGCGGCAAGGTCGACGCGGCGCCGACGCCCAAGAGCATCGGCCCTGTGCCCAAGGGGATGGACGTGCCACCGGCCAAGGGCGGCGGTGGCGGCACCACGCCGGCGTCGGACACCCCGCCCCCGCCACGCGACACGCCGCCGCCGGCCAAGACCGGCGACTCGACCGATACCCCGCCACCGCCGGCCAAGACCGGCGACTCGACCGATACCCCGCCACCGCGCGACACCACGGACACCCCGCTGCCGAAGTCCGACCCACCGCCGCTGAAGACGGACGACTCGACCACCGCGTCGTCGGCGAACACTCCCCCGCCGCCGCGCGACACCCCGCCGCCGGCGCCGAAGGACACGCCGCCGCCCAAGTTCGACGACACCACCACGGCCTCGAGCGCCGGTGACACCCCACCGCCGCCCAGGAGCGACCCGCCGCCGCCGAAGGCCGATCCGGCGCCGCCGAAGAGCGACCCGCCGCCGTTCGACCCGCCGGCGAGCGACCGCGGGCTCCCGGGAGGTGGCGCGGGCAAGGACGGAGGTGGCGCGGGCAAGGACAAGACGTCGGCGCAGAGCACCACGATCAAGGACGCCAACACCACTCCGCGCGCCAACGACACCCCCTCGGCCGACCGGCTCGCGTGCGGTGACCCGATCGACGTGTCGACCGGCCGCGTCATGCTCACGCAGGAAGACGTCCGGCTCGCGGCGGCGCTGCCGCTCGTGCTCACGCGCACGCACCTGTCGTCGTACCGGATCGGCCGGGGCTTCGGCTCGGCGTGGGCCTCGACGCTCGACCAGCGCGTGGAGGCCGACGCCGACGGCGTGCGCTTCGCGGCCGAAGACGGCACCTTCCTCGAGTACCCGGCCCCGGTCGTCGGCGCGGACGTGCTGCCGGTGACCGGCCCGGCGTGGCCGCTGACCCGTGGTGCCGACGGCTCGTACGTGCTCACTCAGCCGGACCTCGGCCGCGCGCTGCTGTTCTCCGGTGTCACCGGGCAGCTGGTGACGGTCAGCGATCCGGTGGGCCACCAGCACTTCCGCCTCGACTACGACGAGAACGGCGCGCTGACCGACGTCGTCCACTCCGCCGGCCACCACGTCGGCGTGACCACCGCCGGCGGCCGCGTCACGGAGCTGACGCTGCTCAGCGGTGGCACGCCGGTCGTGCTCGTGCGCTACGGCTACGACGAGCACGGCGGCCTCGCCGAGGTCTGCAACTCTTCGGACCTGGCGCTGCGCTTCGGCTACGACGCCGAGGGCCGGCTCGCGCGCTGGGAAGACCGCAACGGCATGTGGTACCGCTACGAGTACGACGAGCAGGGCCGCTGCGTGCGCGCCGAAGGCCGCGACGGCGCGCTGCGCTATTCGCTCGCCTACGAGCCGCGCCGCACCACGGCCGTCGACTCGCTGGGTGCCACGAGCGTCTTCGACCTCAACGACGCGTTCCAGGTCGTCGCGGTCACCGATCCGCTCGGCGCCACCACCCGGATGGAATGGGACGACCGCGACCGGCTGCTCGCACGCACCGACGCGCTGGGCGCCACCACCCGCTACGACTACGACGAGGCCGGCGACCTCGTAGCGGTCGAGAACCCCGACGGGACCCGCACCACCGCCGAGTACGACGAGGAGCACCGGCCGGTCCGGGTCGTCGAGGCCGACGGCGCGGTGTGGCTGCGCGAGTACACAGAGGACGGTGACATCGCGGCGCGGGTCGACCCGCTCGGCGCCCGCACGACGTTCGAGTACGCGCGGCCCGGACTGCTCTCCGCCGTGACCGGCCCGCTCGGCGAGGTGACCCGCTTCGAGTACGACGCGGCGGGCCTCCCGGTCGCGGTCACCGACCCGGTGGGCGCGACGGAGCGGACCGCGTTCGACCGCTTCGGCCGGCCCAGCGTTTCGACCGCCGCGCTCGGCGCGGTCACCCGCACCGCGTGGACCGTGGAAGGCGAACCGCTGAGCGTCACGCGGCCGGACGGCACGAGGCTGTCCTTCAGCCACGACGGCGAGGGAAACCTCCGCGAAACCCGCGACGGGACCGCCGTCACGCGCACCGCGTATGCCGGGTTCGACCGGCCCGTCGCGATCACCGCGGTCGACGGGTCGCGCGTGGAGCTGAGCTACGACACGGAAAACCGCGTCACGGCCGTGCGGAACGAGCAGGGCCTGCAGTGGCGCTACGAGTACGACGCCGCCGGCCGGCTCGCCGCGGACACCGACTACGACGGCCGCCGCCGCCACTTCCGCCACGACGCGGCGGGCCGGTTGATCGAGCAGGCGTCGGCGAGCGGCCGCGTCCTGCGGTTCACCTACGACGCCGCCGGCCGTATCACGCGGCTGGACGCGGACGGTGCCGTGGCGACGTACGAATACGACCGCGCCGGGCGGCTCGTCCGGGCCGTCAACGACGACGCCGACGTGCGCCGCACGTACGACGCTGTTGGCCGGCTGGTCGCGGAGACCGTGAACGGCCGCGTGCTCACGTCTGTATTCGACGCTTCTGGCCGGCGCACCGCGCGCACGACCCCGGGCGGCGCCCACGCCGAATGGCGCTACGACGCCGCGGGCCGGCCGGTCGCACTGCGCACCGCGGGCCGCGAGCTCACGTTCGTCCGCGACCTCGAAGGCCGCGAGGTCGAGCGGCGGCTGGGGACCGCGCAGCTGCGTCAGAGCTGGGACGCCCGCGACCGGCTCGTGACGCAGACACTGACCACCGCGGCGGGGCCGGTGCAGCAGCGCGCGCTGCACTACCGGCACGACGACGCCGTGACCGCGGTCGAGGACACCCTCGCCGGACCGCGGCAGCTGCGGCTGGACCCGGTCGGCCGTCCGCTGGCCGTCGAAGGTCCCGCCGCGCACGAGACCTACGGCTACGACGCCGCGGGCAACCTCGTCCAGCCCGGCAACCGCGTGTACGCCGGCAGCGTTCTGCAGCGCGACGACACCGCGGTGTACGAGTACGACCCCGACGGCAAGCTCGTGCTGCGGCGGACCGCCGACGGCGAATGGCGTTACGAATGGGACGGCCACGAACGGCTCGTCGCCGTGTACACGCCCGCGGGGCACCACTGGCGCTACCGCTACGACGCGCTCGGCCGGCGCGTCGCCAAGGAACTGCGCGACGCGACCGGCACCGTGCGCACCCGCACCGAGTTCACCTGGGACGGGCAGCAGCTGGCCGAGCAGGTCACCGACGGCGTGCGCGCGCTGGTCTGGCACAGCGAGCCCGGCAGCGGACGGGTGCTCACGCAGACCGAGCGCGTGCTGCACCAGGCGAGCGGCGCGTGGCGGGACCACGCCGTGCGCGGCATCGTCACCGACCTCGCGGGCGCCCCGACGGAGCTCGTCGACGCCGACCAGGGCCTCGTCTGGCACGGCCGCCTCACCACGTGGGGCGCGGCCACCGGCCCGATGCCGACACCCCTGCGGTTCGCCGGCCAGTACCACGACGACGAAACCGGGCTGCACCACAACTTCCACCGCTACTACGACCCGCGGACGGCGCGCTACCTCAGCCCCGACCCGTCGGGCCTTTCGCCGGCGGCGAACCCGTACGCGTACGTCGCGGACCCCGTCGGCTGGACGGACCCGCTGGGACTGGCGCCGTGCAAGCTGACCTACGACCAGGCGCACAGCACACCGAACGGGCCGTCGCTGGAGCTGCGCGGGCCGCGCACGTCGTTCAAGCCGGGCAAGACGCCGAACAAGATCGACGACAAGCAGACGTTCACCAGCATCGCGAACAACGCCGGCGTGCCGAACCCGCACAAGCAGCGGCTGTCCTTCAACGACGACGCCCAGACCATTCGGGAGAACCACGGCCTGGAGCTCGGGAACCAGCTGCACGACCAGGCGGTGAAGCAGAATCTGGTCCCCCAGGCATCCAAGAACTCGGAAGCCATCGAGGCGCTGGGCCGCAACGACCCCAACACCAAGGACTTCTGGGACATGCAGGATCGGCGTGACCAGCACACGGCGAACCAGTCGGTGGAGAACAACAAGCAGGACCACCGCGACTACGACCGCGACGAAGACGTGGACGCGCGCCTCCGGCCCGTGCTGGACAAGCCGGAAGCCACCCACTCGCTGCTGGACAAGTACGACGGCGTGGTCGTGGGCGGCGCGCACGACGGCAACCACCCGGGCCTGCAGATGATGCGCGACAACATGGGAGACCTCAAGAACAGCGGCGTCAACAAGGT encodes:
- a CDS encoding polysaccharide pyruvyl transferase family protein, translating into MTTRVGVFGLLGSGNLGNDGSLEAVLGFLRAEHPDATVSAFCGGPDVVRARYGIPATRLNWNSDEYRTASGVRSIATKAFGKLVDVVRTASWVRRQHVVIVPGMGVLEATLPLRPWGFPYALFLLSLLGRLFGTKVALVSVGADRISVPATRLLVRSAARFAAYRSYRDELSRSAMADMGVRTAGDGVYPDLAFALPTPAANEDPRAVGVGLMAYYGGNDDRARGEEIHRSYVDSMTEFVRHLVAHDRPVRLFIGDRADLAVVDEIVAAVDSPLITAEPPGDLDSLMRAMAGVGSVVATRYHNVLCALKAGKPTLAIGYAKKNDVLMTEMGLGEFCQEARAIDVPRLIAQFEDLERRGPELKATLAERNDEHKQQLKSQFNLLSATLFPPEFSTEVR
- a CDS encoding NAD(P)-dependent oxidoreductase, with the translated sequence MRVLLTGHTGYLGTVMAPELEEAGHDVVGLDSGLFAGCLLGPAPKDPPSIDVDLRDLRPEHLEGYDAVVHLAALSNDPLGSLAPELTYDINHHASVRLAELAKDAGVGRYLYASTCSVYGASGGGGLVDEDAPLRPVTPYAESKVRVEEEVSKLADDTFTPVYMRNATAFGFSPRLRADIVLNNLVGHAYLSGEVLVLSDGTPWRPLVHAKDIARAFTAALEAPREAVHNRAFNIGTERNNVTVAEIAQEVVDAVPGSKLRITGEAGADPRSYRVDFSRFREAIPGFDCEWGVKDGALQLIDAYRDYELTKAQFERRFTRLNWLSDRQADGSVDETLRRH
- a CDS encoding DUF4910 domain-containing protein, which gives rise to MLTGGEMHALVERMYPLCRSITGDGVRATLAIVGEHLGLQQHEVPTGTQVLDWTVPQEWNVRDAYVADSSGRRVIDFRESNLHLVGYSVPVDETMSLAELRGHLHTLPESPSWIPYRTSYYSPTWGFCLAQDVLDALPEGDYHVKIDSTLADGSLTYAEHVVPGEVSDEVIVSCHVCHPSLANDNLAGIAVAVSLAQALAETGKPHYTYRFLFMPGTIGAITWLARGSERVDRVKHGVVLACAGDRGSLTYKRSRRGDADIDRVMAYVLKDKPHEIREFSPYGYDERQFCSPGFNLGVGSLTRTPYAGYPEYHTSADNPGFVSPEAMEDTLATLRTAFSVLDRNRRYVNLSPYGEPQLGKRGLYDSLGGRSDAKAAQMAMLWVLSYSDGEHSLLDIAERADLPFDAVVTAARALQVAGLLKE
- the rfbC gene encoding dTDP-4-dehydrorhamnose 3,5-epimerase, encoding MKAIPVPAIAGLYLFQPTPHRDERGFFSRTFDAGVARSVGLDPDAFLQDSVSRSVRGVLRGLHLRSGAGEAKLVRCSFGEVFDVVVDLRPDSPTFRAVETFRLSGDTQVSIYIPAGCAHGFQALSDIADVSYRIDRVHNPDEDVTIAYNDPELAIPWPLTPTLLSERDKTAPSLAEVLPT
- a CDS encoding glutamate-1-semialdehyde 2,1-aminomutase, with amino-acid sequence MDLPRSRAANERLHRVIPGGAHTYAKGEDQYPQDLAPVISHGRGAHVWDVDGNEYIEYGSGLRAVSLGHGHPRVVEAVRREIERGSNFARPSIVEAEAAERFLETVPTAEMVKFTKNGSDATTAAVRLARAVTGRPLVALCADHAFFSTDDWFIGTTAMSAGIPGQITDLTVRFPYGGLAATEALLQQHDGQIACLILEAATQQDPPEGYLAGLRDLAHRYGALLVFDEMITGFRFSEHGAQGLYGVTPDLSTFGKALGNGFAVSALAGKREYLELGGLRDTRDRVFLLSTTHGAETHSLAAAMAVMDTYEAEDVTARLHSLGARLAEGVREVAAAHDVADHVVVRGRDCNLVFGTLDEAGKPSQDYRTLFLRQLVTGGVLGPSFVVSAALSEDDIDRTVEVVAQACVVYRKALHAGDPSPWLGGRPVKPVFRRKA
- a CDS encoding glycosyltransferase family A protein, with protein sequence MSAVPRLTIGLPVYNGEEFLGEALDALLGQTYEDFELIISDNASADATEEICRQYAGKDARIRYVRQARNIGATPNHNVLLDLARGELFKWASHDDLYGRELIAKCVEALDERPDVIVAHSHQAIIDGDGAVTVPLEYVHKTDSPRPSVRFKSLLFEPGGDDFYGVMRTDVLRRVTPMDSYHHADRTYVAELALHGPFYQVPELLYFRRDHPDRAERANPSKRSRCANLDPKRGNPITNPTARLLAEYVWGFVHGIRTAPLSSHERRACYLALVEWFTSRARPGGGGERVEDRAPVEAGELSLTVDLVVAGRERRIS